From one Lolium rigidum isolate FL_2022 chromosome 4, APGP_CSIRO_Lrig_0.1, whole genome shotgun sequence genomic stretch:
- the LOC124707365 gene encoding secretory carrier-associated membrane protein 3-like, with translation MAGRGRNGFDDDDVNPFAGGSVPPASNSRLSPLSHEPAGFYNVDIPMDSTKDKKKEKELQAMEADLNKREKELQRREEAASRAGIVIEEKNWPPLFPMIHHNISNEIPIHLQKMQYLAFSSFLGIAACLFFNIIATTTAWIKGEGVMIWLLAIIYFISGVPGAYVLWYRPLYNAMRTESALKFGWFFLFYMIHIIFCVWSAVSPPFPFKGNSLTGILPAIDVITKSAIVGIFYFVGFGLFCLESLLSIAVIQQVYMYFRGSGKAQEMKQQAARGALSSAF, from the exons ATGGCGGGGAGGGGCCGCAACggcttcgacgacgacgacgtcaaCCCCTTCGCG GGTGGGAGCGTTCCCCCGGCATCCAATTCTCGACTCTCACCTCTCTCCCACGAACCAGCAGGTTTTTATAATGTGGACATTCCAATGGATTCAACTAAG GAtaagaaaaaagagaaagaacTCCAGGCGATGGAAGCTGATCTCAACAAAAGAGAAAAG GAATTGCAAAGGAGGGAAGAGGCTGCATCACGAG CTGGAATTGTCATTGAAGAGAAAAACTGGCCACCCCTTTTCCCTATGATTCACCACAATATTTCAAATGAGATACCCATCCATCTACAAAAAATGCAGTACCTTGCATTTTCATCATTTTTGG GAATTGCTGCctgcctcttcttcaatatcataGCGACTACAACAGCATGGATTAAAGGGGAAG GTGTTATGATTTGGCTGCTTGCAATTATCTACTTCATATCTGGTGTCCCTGGGGCATATGTGTTGTGGTATCGCCCTCTTTATAACGCAATGAG AACTGAGAGTGCTTTGAAGTTTGGGTGGTTCTTTCTGTTTTACATG ATTCATATAATCTTCTGCGTGTGGTCAGCAGTGTCTCCTCCATTTCCTTTCAAGGGAAATTCTTTGAC TGGGATTTTGCCTGCCATTGATGTCATAACCAAGAGTGCTATTGTTGGG ATATTTTACTTTGTTGGATTTGGACTGTTCTGCCTTGAATCACTGCTGAGCATAGCTGTCATTCAG CAAGTATACATGTACTTCCGTGGAAGTGGAAAAGCGCAGGAGATGAAACAACAGGCAGCACGTGGTGCCCTGAGTTCCGCGTTCTGA